The Silene latifolia isolate original U9 population chromosome X, ASM4854445v1, whole genome shotgun sequence genome contains the following window.
GCCTTCTGTTGACCTTTTCTTCGAGGTGAGCGAAGGTCTCTTTGGTCACGCGACCATTAATAGTTGGCATCCCCAAATAGGTGCCCAAATCATTTGTGACCTCAAAACCCAATATACTTCTGATTTCTTCAATAGCCGCATTATCCGTATTCTTGGAGAAAAAAATTTTTGACTTCGCCACACTAACCTTTTCTCCTGAGGCGCGACAAAAATTGTCGAGGACGTAATTGATAACGTGAGCCTGATCAGCTCTTGCTTCCGCAAATAGGACCATATCGTCTGCGAAAAAAAGATTCGAGATGCTAGGACCGTGCTTACATATGGGTATAGGAATCCAGTCCTTATTACGAACCCGAGTGTCTATCGCTTGCTGCAATTTTTCAAGACACATCACAAATAGATAGGATGATAGCGGGTCACCTTGTCTAACCCCACGGGAGGGTTTGAAAGTTTCAGTTGGTTCTCCGTTCCATAGAATTTGCATTGTTGTGGTAGTCACGCACTCCATGACCGTGTCGATCATAAGTAAAGGGAATCCCATATCAGTTAGGGTGCGTCTAATGAAGCTCCATTTGAGACGATCATAAGCCTTTTCTAAGTCTATTTTAATTGCCATATATCCCGTCTTTCCTGTCTTTTTTCTCATGGTGTGGATTGCTTCCTGAAAGACTACGATATTATCCGGTATTTGTCTTCCTGGTACAAAGCCACTTTGGTTTTCCGAAATGAGCCATGGGAGGACTTTTCGAATACGGTTGGCTATGGTCTTGCTTATAATTTTATACGCCACATTGCAAAGGCTGATCGGTCGGAATTGGGATATGTGCTCTGGTGCAGAAACTTTAGGGATCAATACAATATGTGTATCATTAAGAGCAGCGGGCAGTCCCTTGCCTTCTAGTGCTTTCATCGCCATTTCATAGACATCTCGTCTGACGATATCCCACTGTTTTTGATAGAAAAGAGCCTGAAATCCGTCGGGTCCGGGTGCTTTAAGCGATCCCATATGCATAATTACGTTGTCAATCTCGGTTCTGGAATATTACTTATTTAACCATGTCCAATGCTCATGGCTAAATTCTTGAAAAAGGTCGTATGGGATGTCTGCATCGAAGTCGTCTGGAGTATCGTCTGTGTATAGATTCTTATAATATTCCACCACTATTTTCTTGACATCATCACTGTTGTCAATCCATACTCCTTCATCGTTCTTTAGTATGTTGATGCGATTTTTCCACCGTCGAATTAACGTACTTACATGGAAATACGAAGTATTGCGATCGCCATCCCGAATAAATTCCACCCGTGACTTTTGGTACCAAAGAAGTTCTTCCCTTTCGAGAATGTCGTCTAGTTCTTTGCGTAGCTTTGCTTCGAGCTTAATCAAATGGCTCTGCCTTTGGGTCGAAAGGATGCGTTGACATCCTTCTATACGTGCTATTAGCTGCCTCTTTTGTCGGAAAATATTGCCGAACACATCTTCATTCCACCTCTGCAATTTATTAGAGAGTTCTGATAAATTTGTCACTAAATTCTCGCCTGCCATCCAATTTGATTCAATGAATGAAGAAAAATTCTCGTGTGTCATCCAAGCCGCTTGAAAACGAAATGGTCTTTGGATCACATTGAGAGGAGCGAAGCCATTCGGGGATATTAGTAGTGGGCAATGGTCACTTTGGAATGCAGGGAGATGTCTTACACTTGCATCCCCAAACATTGTACCCCATTCGCTATTACATAATGCTCTGTCAAGCCGAGCACTCTGTCTTGTTGCTTCTGAATTCCCGCGTGACCAAGTATGGGCAGGGCCTGAGAACTCGAGCTCGATAAGTTGACAACTTTCGATCCAATTATTAAAGAGCTCACATCTACGTGCCATGCTGTTATTGCCTCCATGTCTCTCAGTCAAGGACCGAGTCTCATTGTAGTCACCCGCTAACATCCATGGGTGATTATTGTTCCGCGCAAACCGTTCCAGTTCAGACCAAAGTTCTACTCGGTTTGAGGGATTTGGGCTGGCATAAACAGCCGAGAAGAACCAGGGTAATTCACCATTGCGCGAAACTTCAATAGTAATATACTGAGAGTGTTCTTTGACGGGCAGAACAGAAACAAACTCGGGTCTCCAATACAACCAAATACCACCACTGAACCCGTTGGCATCTACTCGTGTATGACCATTATACCCAAGAATTTTTTGTATTTTGAGGGCATGTTCGCCATTCATGTGAGTTTCAACAAGTGCAATAATAGCGGGTTTATACGTTCTAACCACTTCTTTGAGGGCATTAATTCTATTCTTATTTCCTGTCCCTTGAATATTCCAAACCATACAGGTTATGGGGGACAAATTGGGAGTTAAAGCTGGTATTCTATCCGACATATGATACGGTGCGTATAAGAGGTGAGTTAGATAAGCTCGACTTACAAGCGAGAGAATTTGATTAGTGTTCCATGGAATCGACATCTCCAGTTGAAGAGTCGATTGGTCCTGCTGGATTGCTTTGAATGTGAGGTCCAGTATCGGGCACTCCGGTACTGTCACCGCCATAAAGGGTGCGAGAGTCTCCTTCCAAACCGACTTCTTCAATATCTGTGTGGGTGGTATCACTTCGAATTGAGGAAGTTGAGGGAGGTAACGGGGTTGTGGTAATTTGAGGTCTAGGTATGGAATGTGGGGGTCCATTGTTTTTTGGAACAGAGGATGATGAGAGCGTAGTATCTTTGCTTACTTGAACAGAGGTTTCCGTTTCAATCGATTTTTTGTTTGACTGTGGTGGCTTGTATATGTTGGATATATCTTTTAAAATTGGGAAGGAATTAATGGAGTTAGTATTATTGGAAGGTGGATTATTTTTGATTTTAGGTGAATATTTGGTAGATCGAGAAGCGGTGCGGGATTGGGAAATAATTTTATTCGCTTGTTTATTAAAGGAATGGATTCTTTGATTGATTTTGGAAATATTTTCTAAGGAATTTTTGGAGGAAAATTGAATATTTTCCGTCTCTAGATTAGGAAGTTGCTCAATATTGGGAATATTTTCCTGATTGCTCAAGATCTGAAATCTTGAACCGGGATTTGCGTTGTTTTTGTCAAAATTGAAAATCGATTTGGCGGGAATAGGTTGGCCGGGGGTGGGGTTCTGCTTCCCTTGCCCACTGACTGATTTTTTCCTTTGAGGTTTGGTGACCATCATCCACTTGCCAAAGTTGTCTTGTTCTTCCGGTCGTAGACCTGCTTCCAATGAGTTTGCACTCCCCTGTACAACTTCGTCCTCCCCCTGTTTCTGTCCTTCTGAGTTCTGCTCAGATTCCACATTCATGGCGCCTGTCTTTGGACACTTTTCTGAGTCATGCCCTAACCTCCCACAATTGAAACATATCATTTTTAGTCCTTCATATTGAATGCAATAGATTTTACCATTCAACCGGAATTTGGATAACAGGGGCTTAGAGATATCGACTTCCACGCTCATCCGCGTAAATTGTCCTCGCTCTGCTAATGCAGTATTTTTGTCAATTCTAATAACCTTCCCAATTTTCGAACCAACTTttttgagaaaggattcattaaaATACTCTACTGGTAGGTTGGGGATACGAACCCACGCCGTTAAAAATTTGATGCTATCTTCAGACGGGACAAAGTTTGGAACCCATTGCCTAATTGTAAGATAGTGGTCGTCAATCATCCACGGTCCTTGGGTGACGACGAACTCGTAGTCTTCTTTTGATGTGAAGCGCGCAATATAGTATGAACCAGTCAGGTCCGTTAATGTTAGTTTACCTCGTATTGCCCACTTCGCTTGAAGTTTGCGAATAAGAGATAGATAGCCTATGTTTTTGTCAAACATTTTAATGATAAGCGATTTTCTCCATGGTCTGCGTAGGGATGATTTTTCCTCTTTAGTCAATGTGATGCGAGGGCAAATGGCATCATCCTCATCAAGTAAATCTTCTTCATCGTCCTCAGAGTCTAAGTCTATCTCGTCTAGAGAGAGATCATCAATCAGGAAGGTCTCTGATCCATGGCCACGAACTGTATCAGAATAAGAAAGGAATTTTCTGTTCTCCTGTATGTTCGCATTGGGCATTGGAGAAGACAATACGGTATGAATATTCTCTTGAGAGGGATTGGATGGAGGATTATGAATAAATTCAGTTAAATGCATGGTCTTGCGCTTTGAGTTTTTCGTATTTGATGGAGGTGGGTCATCCGGTGGGAGGCCATTTCCGATGTTCTCCATATTTTTTGGGAATTTTCTCTCACTAGGAATTTTCTCTCACAATATGCTTTTCAGGAGACGACGATGCCTGCCACGAACTCTTACTCTAATGTGATCCTACATAGTACATATCTTacttataaatacaagttatagTTATACTAACGATTACAACTTAGGAGTATAATATTgctaacacaaattcttatttaagatggTATATTTGTCTTAAATTTAAGACGGGTTAAGTAATATGAATAAGACAAAAGTGGAATGTATAAGAAAAACCAATAGATTTGTCTTATCTACACAAGTGAGATGATACTTGACCTCTTTTAATGTTAAGCCGGATACATAACTAAGTTGGTAAATAGTACAAATAGTAAACCGTCTATGCACATTTAATGATTAACTAAGCGCATGATTAACAGGGGCGGCCCAGAGGCTGAGCAATTCGGCTCTCCGCACCGGGGCCCAATGACAATAAGACCatgcccaagcaaggtcaattgctagGTCACGACCTTGCTTGGTCACACTAATCACCATTTAATTAGAAAATTATGGTGATCTTTAGGGAgaagaggtcaatttgtgactTTTGGTGGAGCAAATTGACCCAACTCATGACCTATATGTGGAGATATGTGATTGGTtgacaatattaataattaataaaaaaaatatatgaaaagGTGATATAATGTGGAGAGATGTAATTGGTTGGAAAGTGAAAAATGATtaggttgatgacctaggtcgtgaccttctaATTGGGAAGGTGAAAGTAGGTCAAGATAAATAAAGCGGGATTAAA
Protein-coding sequences here:
- the LOC141620145 gene encoding uncharacterized protein LOC141620145, with the protein product MSDRIPALTPNLSPITCMVWNIQGTGNKNRINALKEVVRTYKPAIIALVETHMNGEHALKIQKILGYNGHTRVDANGFSGGIWLYWRPEFVSVLPVKEHSQYITIEVSRNGELPWFFSAVYASPNPSNRVELWSELERFARNNNHPWMLAGDYNETRSLTERHGGNNSMARRCELFNNWIESCQLIELEFSGPAHTWSRGNSEATRQSARLDRALCNSEWGTMFGDASVRHLPAFQSDHCPLLISPNGFAPLNVIQRPFRFQAAWMTHENFSSFIESNWMAGENLVTNLSELSNKLQRWNEDVFGNIFRQKRQLIARIEGCQRILSTQRQSHLIKLEAKLRKELDDILEREELLWYQKSRVEFIRDGDRNTSYFHVSTLIRRWKNRINILKNDEGVWIDNSDDVKKIVVEYYKNLYTDDTPDDFDADIPYDLFQEFSHEHWTWLNK